DNA from Triticum aestivum cultivar Chinese Spring chromosome 7D, IWGSC CS RefSeq v2.1, whole genome shotgun sequence:
AATGTGGAACAAGTAGTTCCTACTAGCTTCAGAGTTCATCCATTTTTTACTATGCATAGACAGATTGATAGACCCACACGGCATCGACACCTACTATTCCCATTAAACTACTTTCACTTTTCTACAGGATTACGACAGTTTCAGACAAGTCCCAAGTCCTAACAAAACCTATCATTATATCCTTTTTCCAAGCACGATCAGATTAGCATTCCGCTAAAGACAGACTTCAGATACCATGTTCATGCAGTAAACAGATCTACACAACCATCTGTGCACTGTGCAAAACATATTGAAGACCACCAGTGCAGTTCTAGTAAAAGAAGATTAGCAGGAAGCAGATCAACAATCTAAACCTCAGAGTTCTCAATTTTTTTAACAAGACTAGTAATACAGCTCATGCACAAAAGCTGAAAATAATATAGCTCATGTGCAGAAACTAGATTTAATTTAGTACTGTAAGAACCTGAATTTTGTTCAGATTATTCAACACAAGTAAAATAGTCTAAATTAAACGGATATCACAATCTTCTCTGTTAAGGCTGAATAAGATTAATCACCTCATTCGTCTATTTAAGTTCCATATTTTACTAGCTTTGAACACACAAAATGTACTGATGGCAAATAGCACCAAATAGAAAACTGAATTATCTGAATCAAGGACTGTAGTATGAAACCAACACTTTCCAGTCCATATCAAGGTTAAGCGTAAAATGTTACCTTCCATTAACCAAAAAGTCGACAGGACAACACCGGTTGCAGACAATTCCCAACTCCTAACAGTTTCAGTTAACTTTTTTCTCAGATTAACAATTTCAGTTAACTGTTTTACCATAAACAGTCTGAGTAAACTATTTTTCAAACACAATCAGATTAACAGCCCACCAAAATAAAACCAAAATTATCATGGCCATGCAGCAAACAGTACCTACACCAAAACTTGTACATTGAGCAAAACAGATTCAATCAAGTCTACCGGTTCACCCTCATTAGGAGATCATTAGGAAGTTGTGACATGGAGAGAGGCTCTCACCAGCGGtcccggagatgaagacgacgatctGGAAGATGTCGCCCCAGCCACGGCGGGGCAGGTCGACGACGAGTGGGGTCAGCCTCCCATAGCGGCCCGCTCGGACGCACATGGCGATGCCGTCGGGCTGCTGGTCGACCTCTCTGGCCAGCCGGTCCCTCAAGTTGTACAAGGACCTCCCCCTGATATGGAACGCGGCCCAGCCTTCCCCGGCCTCGTTGTAGAGCCCCTCGTCGCTCGCTTGCACGAACCGAATCTCCCGCATCGCCCCTGGCTGGCGCCCGAACACGACGACGGAGAGGTCTTCAGGGAGGCGGGCCTGCAGTTGAGTCACCAAGAACCATGGTTATATTCAGGAGATCAAATTTTCTGATCGAAAACACAAGCGCGATCAGGAATTTCGACGGCGCAAGAAGTCAAGAAGCGCAAATTTGTCAACAGCAGAACCAGAAATTGTGCTCGGAAAATGAAATCAACACAAGTCGCAATCCCTGCAGTAGAGCTGCGATGCAAATTAACGACGCCCAAGAACCCGATTCGCTCAATCGATAGTAGGCTCAGACGGAAGCAATTCGCGAGTTATCAAGAAGCGGGTCATGGCGAACTCACCCGAATCGGGTCTGGAATGCGAGGCGCGCGCTCTGTGAGGTCGATGGGCTCAACGATCCAGCGCATCATGGAGCTGACCTTCTCGTTCTCAATATCTCTGCTCTCGACGGTGACGCCGGTGTTCCAGCGGAGATACTTGCCGTTGGCGCGGAGgtagcggtcgccggcgtttaggaGGAGCACGCCACGCCCCAGCCCCGCCCTGACGTCCAGCCACATGATCTCCGGCACCTCCGGATGGTCGTAGTCGCGCAGCTCGGCGCGGAAGCCGTGGTACAAGGCCGGCGCCGGCGTGGCCGTGGCGGCGAGGTAGCGGCCGTAGGCGGCGCTGTGGAGGAGCAGGTACGGGCCGCAGGAGCCTTGGTAGATGTGCACCCTCCACGCCACGTTCAGCGAGTTGCGGCGCTGGCTGATGGAGACGCCCACCCCGTCGGCGTCGGCGTGGAGGTAGTACTTGTCGAGCTCGCGGTTCCGCAGCCGCACGTACTGCTCGTCGTAGAACCGGTCCATCGGTCGCTGGCGGCGccgggcggccggagagcagaggaGGTGGGCGCTGCGCGGTGGAGAGCGGGGTCTTGGTTTCTTGGAGCTCCGGCGACGGGGAGGAAGCTGTTGGTTCAGGCGGTTACGCTCGGGCGCCAAGGCGCGGGTATTTGAAGGCGAAATTACCTGACACCATCGCCGTACCGGGCTTTGGGCGCGAAGTGGGCCTGAGGGCCGTTTTCTCGGCCCGGCTCGCACTCCAGGGCGCGGTCTTCACTCTGTTCCTCCTGCACAGGCccacgcgcggcggcggcggcccggtcgGCAGCGCCGCTCCCTCTTCCCCGGCGAGCTTGTCCCCCCACGCTTCCCCAGCACGATGCCGCGGAGCCACGGAACTGTGGCGGTCGGCAGCCGGCCCTTCCCTTCCCCGGCGAGCCTCTCCTCCATGCTTACCCAGCATGACGGCGTGGAGCCACGGAGCAGCCGGCGGCATCGCTCCACCGGCGCGGCGCACGCCCGCGGGCACCAGCGAAGCGAGGCAGCGGTGAGGAGCGAAGCACCATCAGATCCAGCAGAACTGCCATGGGGTGCGAGCTCTTGCTCCTTTCTGTCGCTCGCTAGTGGCTTCCTGCGAGTGTCATCGCTAGTGCCTACTACCTGCTTTGCTGTCATTGCCGGTCGAATCGATGAAAACCACATGAAAACTCTGTTATGAAGTTTCGGAAAAATCTTAAAAGAAAATATTATGTTAAGGGAGTGATGTTCTACTGGCATGTAAATCCCAAGTTCATACTCTAATTCATTTATGGCCTCGCGAAACGTCGGATCTGGCTAGGTGAGCGCTTAAGCGTCATCCTTTATCATTGCAACAAAGGTTGTGTTGCGGTAATTTTCTACAAACCCGGTCATGCTGCAGAATTATTTCGCAAAAAAAGGTTTTGTTGCAAAAAAATAATTTGCAACTGAGATCTTGTTGCAGTTTCTTTGCAACTGAGGTCTTGTTGCAGTTTTTTTTCTGGCAACAGTCGTTGGATGACGTATGACATCCTGCAATATCTGCTGTGTTTCAGTAACCTCCCGTTGCAAAATCCCGCAGTAGTATCGTGGAAATCTGTCCCCATGGCCACAAGCGGCACACACTCACAACACCATGCCGTGGATCTGGCCCTGCGGCAGCTAGAGACGCGCTTGGAGCACCATCGGGGGTGCCCTCGATGGCTGTGGTGCATGTTGTGTGGTTGCCCTGCTTGCAACAAAGGTGTTGTTGCAGGTTGTAGAAGTAGCGACAGTGTGCCGGAGTCTTGCCTTGCAGTGGTGGGGTGGTGAGAAATCAACAGAAGGGAAGAAAAATGCCTGGGAGAGGAGAAATATGTGGACGGTTTGCTTTGCGGGGAGATAAGGCTAGGATGGATAAGCGGTTGCTGAGTAACAAGGACACGTGTCGTTTGATAGAGGAGGTCAATGCCTGCATTGTAATCCGCCGGCTGAAGGGAAGGATTTCCCTTCATTTATGTGGTATGAAAAGAGCAAATTTGTTAATAAATAGTGTGAACAGTAAATGTCACTATTCATTGCTTAATTTGTTTTTCCCGTATCTCATAAATGACTTTGTATTTGAACTTGGAATTTCACATACCAATAGAACACCATCCTCTTAATATACTGTATATTTTTTATAGAATTTTTGAAAACGTtcaaatatggtttccacgaagtttccATTGTAACTTGGTTTCCACCGGATATTCTCTCAAGTCAGCGTTCGGGTTTACCCAAAAATTCAAGTCGGGTAATTCGGGTTTTAAAAGGTTCGGGTTATGAGAAATGAGACATAAAATTTAGCCAAAAAGTTTAGAACCCGACAATTTGGGTACCCGACATTTTGGGTTTGGGTTCGAGTTTTCTTCAAGCTTGTGGAAGAGCAGCTTCCACCCAACGGAACCAATGGAATGTGAGGAAGGCAACTGTGTTTCAGTGTCGGTGACAAAAGTAAAATAGGAATTACATAAGTCCTTCTAATTTGTAGACATGACCCCCAAAGATCATACAAGAAACACGATCCAATGCCAGCGCAGACAACGACCTCATTGGAGCCACCGTCTCCAACCACACCTTGCCATCAGTGGGAAAGGCAAAAAGGGCCTCCCATGGATATAGGTTGAAATGGACATGAAGTGGATCCATTCTAGGCTAGTATGCATCCGACGGTCAACCCTAGCAAGCTAGTAAGCACAGCAGAGACATTTATTGAATTGATCTTCAACCCTGGTGGCTAAGGATGTTTGCGGTGATCAAAGAGAGACAAAGCACCACCCATACCAGCTTGATTACCTCCACATTCAAAATCTAAAAGGCCATAACACGGATTCACGTCCCTCCCAATTTATGTAACTTGTTTGCATTTGGCATCACATGCAACATTATCTTCTTAGATTATGGTTTGTAGCTTTATGGAACACAATACCACATGATCACTGTATGTGTTTTACAATTCCGTGAACTCACACGCAGTCACATGATGTCTCGTACAATCCCATTATTTCAGAAAAATTGGTTGATGAGGCCACTAGAGTCTGCTTATAATACTTCCATGAGATGGTTGCTCTACCATGTAGGAACAAAAAGTATGTTTGTGGTCTGACATTGTGGGAATCAATTAATGGTGATGTGTAGTTGCACTGTTGTATCCCTACACAGTGTATATCATATATGGGCCATACAGGGCCAAGTATGTGCATACCCTTCGGGTTTGCACAAGGTCTTTCTACCCAGTTGGTATACCCCGGATCCTGAAAGCTATACGAGTTATAGGATGTAAGAGACCACGAGTCCTACTCATACATGGAAAGGATATCGACCTGGAGATGAGGAGGACATCGCCATACCACATGTATATAAAGGAGACAAAGGCCTCGCCAGGGGGCAGGGGGTCTACACAAGCCGTGACTTGGAGACAAAAGTCATAGCAATCAAGCGCATCTCGCCTAGTTCATACACCATAGTCGTCAAGTGTCTCCCCAAATTGTAACCCCACTTTACTAtgtctctgttggaaatatgccctagaggcaataataaaatggttattattatatttccttgttcatgataattgtctattgttcatgctataattgtgttatcaggaaatcgtaatacatgtgtgaatacatagaccacaacatgtccctagtgagcctctagttgactagctcgttgatcaacagatagtcatggttttctgactatggacattggatgtcattgataacgggatcacatcattaggagaatgatgtgatggacaagacccaatcctaagcatagcgcaaagatcgtgtagttcgtttgctagagcttttccaatgtcaaatatcttttccttagaccatgagatcgtgtaactcccggatgccgtaggagtgctttgggtataccaaacgtcacaacgtaactgggtgactataaaggtacactacaggtatctctgaaagtgtctgttgggttgacacggatcgagactgggatttgtcactccgtatgacggagaggtatctttgggcccactcgataatgcatcatcataatgagctcaaagtgagcaagtggttggtcacaggatcatgcattacggtacgagtaaagtgacttgccggtaacgagattgaacaaggtattgggataccgacgatcgaatctcgggcaagtaacgtaccgattgacaaagggaattgtatacgggattgattgaatcctcgacatcgtggttcatccgatgagatcatcgtggaacatgtgggagccaacatgggtatccagatcccgttgttggttattgaccggagagtcgtctcggtcatgtcttcatgtctcccgaacccgtagggtctacacacttaaggttcggtgacgctagggttgtagagatattagtatgcggtaacccgaaagttgttcggagtcccggatgagatcccggacgtcacgaggagttctggaatggtccggaggtgaagaattatatataggaagtccagtttcggccaccgggaaagtttcgggggttaccggtattgtaccgggaccaccggaagggtcccgggggtccaccgggtggggccacctatcccggagggccccatgggctgaagtgggaggggaaccagcccctggtgggctggtgcgcccccccttgggcctccccctgcgcctagggttggaaaccctaggggtgggggcgccccccacttggcttgggggggaagccaccccttggccgctgccccccttggagatcagatctcccagggccggcgccccccaggaggcctatatataggaggggggagggagggcagccgcaccacagcccctggcgcctccctctccctcccgtgacacctgtccctcccgcttgcgcttgacgaagccctgccgagatcccgctacttccaccaccacgccgtcgtgctgctggatctccatcaacctctccttcccccttgctggatcaagaaggaggagacgtcttcccaaccgtacgtgtgttgaacgctgaggtgccgtccgttcggcgcccagtcatcggtgatttggatcacgacgagtacgactccatcaaccccgttcacttgaacgcttccgctcgagatctacaagggtatgtagatgcactcctctctctcgttgctagatgactccatagattgatcttggtgatgcgtagaaaattttaaatttctgctacgatccccaacagtggcatcatgagctaggtctatgcgtagtttctatgcacgagtagaacacaaacttgttgtgggcgtagatgttgtcaattttcttgccactactagtcttatcttgtttcggtggcatcatgggatgaagcggcccggaccgaccttacacgtatgcttacgtgagacaggttccaccgactgacatgcactagttgcataaggtggctagcgggtgtctgtctctcccactttagtcggaacggattcgatgaaaagggtccttatgaatggtaaatagaaattggcatatcacgttgtggttttggcgtaggtaaggaacgttcttgctaagaaacctgtagaagccacgtaaaaacatgcaacaacaattagaggacgtctaacttgtttttgcagcatatgccttgtgatgtgatatggccaaaaggatgtgatgaatgaaatatatgtgatgtatgagattgatcatgttcttgtaataggaatcacgacttgcatgtcaatgagtatgacaaccggcaggagccataggagttgtgtttattttttgtatgacctgcgtgtcattgaataacgccatgtaaattactttactttattgctaaacgcgttagccatagaagtagaagtaatcgttggcgtgacaacttcatgaagacacgatgatggagatcatggtgtcatgccggtgacgaagatgatcatggcgccccgaagatggagatcaaaaggagcaaaatgatattggccatatcatgtcactatttgattgcatatgatgtttatcatgttttacatattatttgcttagaacgacggtagcttaaataagatgatccctcgcaataatttcaagaaagtgttccccctaactgtgcaccgttgcgaaggttcgttgtttcgaagcaccacgtgatgatcgggtgtgatagattctaacgttcgaatacaacgggtgtaagccagatttacacacgcaatacacttaggttgacttgacgagcctagcatgtacagacatggcctcggaacacggaagaccgaaaggtcgagcatgagtcgtatagaagatacgatcaacatgaagatgttcaccgatgttgactagtccgtctcacgtgatgatcggacacggcctagttaactcggatcatgtttcacttagatgactggagggatgtctatctgagtgggagttcattgaataatttgattagatgaacttaattatcatgaacttagtctaaaatctttacaatatgtcttgtagatcaaatggcccacgtagccctcaatttcaacgcgttcctagagaaaaccaagctgaaagatgatggcagcaactatatggaccgggtccggaacctgaggatcatcctcatagctgccaagaaagattatgtcctagaagcaccgctaggtgacgcacccatcccagagaaccaagacgttatgaacgcttggcaatcacgtgctgatgattactccctcgttcagtgcggcatgctttacagcttagaaccggggctccaaaagcgttttgagaaacacggagcatatgagatgttcgaagagctgaaaatggtttttcaagctcatgcccgggtcgagagatatgaagtctccgacaagttcttcagttgtaaaatggagcaaaatagttctgtcagtgagcacatactcaaaatgtctgggttacacaaccgcttgtctcagctgggagttaatctcccggatgacgcggtcattgacagaatcattcagtcgcttccaccgagctacaagagctttgtgatgaacttcaatatgcaggggatggaaaagaccattcctgaggtatattcaatgctgaatcagcggaggtagagatcaaaaaggaacatcaagtgttgatagtgaataaaaccactaagttcaagaaaggcaagggtaagaagaacttcaaagacggcaagggagttgccacgcccggtaagccagttgccgggaagaagccaaagaatggacccaagcctgagactgagtgcttttattgcaagggaagtggtcactggaagcggaactgccccaagtacttagcggacaagaaggccggcaacaccaaaggtatatgtgatatacatgttattgatgtgtaccttaccagcactcgtagtagctcctgggtatttgatactggtgcggttgctcatatttgtaactcgaagcaggagctgcggaataaacggagactggcaaaggacgaggtgacgatgcgcgtcgggaatggttccaaggtcgatgtgatcgccgtcggcacgctacctctacatttacctacgggattagttttaaacatcaataattgttatttagtgccagctttgagcatgaacattgtatctggatctcgtttaatgcgagatggctactcatttaaatccgagaataatggttgttctatttatatgagagatatgttttatggtcatgccccgctggtcaatggtttattcttaatgaatctcgaacgtgatgttacacatattcatagtgtgaataccaaaagatgtaaagttgataacgatagtcccacatacttgtggcactgccgccttggtcacattggtgtcaagtgcatgaagaagctccatgctaatggacttttagagtctctcgattatgaatcatttgacacatgcgaaccatgcctcatgggtaagatgaccaagactccattcttcggaacaatggagcgagcaaccaacttattggaaatcatacatactgatgtgtgcggtccaatgagtgttgaggctcgcagtggctatcgttatgttctcactctcactgatgacttgagtagatatgggtatgtctacctaatgaaacacaagtctgagacctttgaaaagttcaaggaatttcagagtgaggttgagaatcaacgtgacaaaaaaataaagttcttacgatcagatcatggaggggaatatttgagtcacgaatgtggcacacacttaaggaaatgtggaatagtttcacaactaacgccgcctggaacacctcagcgaaatggtgtgtccgaacgtcgtaatcgcactctattggatatggtgcgatctatgatgtctcttactgatctgccgctctcattttggggctatgctttagagactgccgcattcactttaaataggcttccgtcgaaatccgttgagacgacaccgtatgaattatggtttgggaagaaacctaagctgtcgtttctaaaagtttggggatgcgatgcttatgtcaagaaacttcaacctgaaaagctcgaacccaagtcggagaaatgagtcttcataggataccccaaggaaaccattgggtataccttctacctcagatctgaaggcaagatcttcgttgccaagaatgggtcctttctg
Protein-coding regions in this window:
- the LOC123167470 gene encoding uncharacterized protein is translated as MDRFYDEQYVRLRNRELDKYYLHADADGVGVSISQRRNSLNVAWRVHIYQGSCGPYLLLHSAAYGRYLAATATPAPALYHGFRAELRDYDHPEVPEIMWLDVRAGLGRGVLLLNAGDRYLRANGKYLRWNTGVTVESRDIENEKVSSMMRWIVEPIDLTERAPRIPDPIRARLPEDLSVVVFGRQPGAMREIRFVQASDEGLYNEAGEGWAAFHIRGRSLYNLRDRLAREVDQQPDGIAMCVRAGRYGRLTPLVVDLPRRGWGDIFQIVVFISGTAAYAALRYPNVGGA